In Bactrocera oleae isolate idBacOlea1 chromosome 3, idBacOlea1, whole genome shotgun sequence, a genomic segment contains:
- the COX7AL2 gene encoding cytochrome c oxidase subunit 7A1, mitochondrial, whose translation MALPEGLASSMKKFQAHNDLPVFLKGGPVDKVLFGLTVGLCGLGIIGMLQMVYTLGFKKKSA comes from the exons ATGGCATTACCAGAAGGACTTGCAAGTAGCATGAAGAAATTTCaa GCACATAATGATCTACCGGTCTTTTTAAAAGGAGGTCCAGTAGATAAGGTATTATTTGGTTTGACTGTAGGGCTCTGCGGCTTAGGAATTATTGGTATGTTACAAATGGTTTATACACTGGGCTTTAAAAAGAAATCGGCTTAA
- the LOC106615038 gene encoding coiled-coil domain-containing protein 28B isoform X3 codes for METNDEVVERQKLVTNDIDGDEDINNHTTVPKSAPKSESILPTPAVPKMIMKNMSSGDTTRSRNSASCSIERTSEKGQLTSAKVTYINERRTRPNLQISASLGGCSNDERLDFKSRHRKLLKEVPDVKHMERALLGLLDDFHSGKLKAFGSGCTMEQMTKIREQQESLAKLHFELAAAEEDSLESVHDLNAAKAQENMLQLVQRLEQLSVSIEQLQSSHLGL; via the exons ATGGAGACGAATGATGAGGTTGTAGAAAGACAAAAGCTCGTAACAAACGACATTGACGGAGACGAAGATATTAACAACCATACGACTGTGCCAAAATCAGCTCCTAAATCAGAAAGTATTCTTCCTACGCCGGCAGTGCCCAAAATGATT ATGAAAAATATGTCCAGTGGGGATACAACCCGTAGCAGAAATTCAGCCAGTTGTTCCATAGAACGAACATCTGAAAAAGGTCAATTAACCTCAGCTAAggtaacatatataaatgagcgACGTACACGTCCAAATTTACAAATTAGTGCAAGCCTGGGTGGATGCAGCAATGATGAACGACTTGACTTCAAATCACGACATCGTAAATTGCTTAAag AAGTTCCGGACGTGAAGCATATGGAACGAGCTCTTTTAGGTCTTCTTGATGATTTTCATTCTGGAAAGCTAAAGGCTTTTG GTTCTGGCTGCACGATGGAACAGATGACTAAAATACGAGAACAACAGGAAAGTTTAGCTAAATTGCACTTTGAGTTAGCCGCTGCTGAAGAAGATTCATTAGAGAGTGTTCACGATTTGAATGCTGCTAAAGCACAAGAAAATATGCTGCAATTAGTCCAACGTCTTGAACAATTATCGGTTTCGATTGAGCAGTTACAGTCAAGCCACTTAGGATTATGA
- the LOC106615038 gene encoding coiled-coil domain-containing protein 28B isoform X4, which produces METNDEVVERQKLVTNDIDGDEDINNHTTVPKSAPKSESILPTPAVPKMIMKNMSSGDTTRSRNSASCSIERTSEKGQLTSAKVTYINERRTRPNLQISASLGGCSNDERLDFKSRHRKLLKVPDVKHMERALLGLLDDFHSGKLKAFGSGCTMEQMTKIREQQESLAKLHFELAAAEEDSLESVHDLNAAKAQENMLQLVQRLEQLSVSIEQLQSSHLGL; this is translated from the exons ATGGAGACGAATGATGAGGTTGTAGAAAGACAAAAGCTCGTAACAAACGACATTGACGGAGACGAAGATATTAACAACCATACGACTGTGCCAAAATCAGCTCCTAAATCAGAAAGTATTCTTCCTACGCCGGCAGTGCCCAAAATGATT ATGAAAAATATGTCCAGTGGGGATACAACCCGTAGCAGAAATTCAGCCAGTTGTTCCATAGAACGAACATCTGAAAAAGGTCAATTAACCTCAGCTAAggtaacatatataaatgagcgACGTACACGTCCAAATTTACAAATTAGTGCAAGCCTGGGTGGATGCAGCAATGATGAACGACTTGACTTCAAATCACGACATCGTAAATTGCTTAAag TTCCGGACGTGAAGCATATGGAACGAGCTCTTTTAGGTCTTCTTGATGATTTTCATTCTGGAAAGCTAAAGGCTTTTG GTTCTGGCTGCACGATGGAACAGATGACTAAAATACGAGAACAACAGGAAAGTTTAGCTAAATTGCACTTTGAGTTAGCCGCTGCTGAAGAAGATTCATTAGAGAGTGTTCACGATTTGAATGCTGCTAAAGCACAAGAAAATATGCTGCAATTAGTCCAACGTCTTGAACAATTATCGGTTTCGATTGAGCAGTTACAGTCAAGCCACTTAGGATTATGA
- the LOC106615038 gene encoding uncharacterized protein isoform X1 gives METNDEVVERQKLVTNDIDGDEDINNHTTVPKSAPKSESILPTPAVPKMIMKNMSSGDTTRSRNSASCSIERTSEKGQLTSAKVTYINERRTRPNLQISASLGGCSNDERLDFKSRHRKLLKESKADICNRDPCASNITEISSEVYCDSIDFTMKHEITRRQNHDSSDNKIRLHIFREKVGSIDPSTSLNTTNAGSSSNVNEFDRRPIKHHSFVSEVPDVKHMERALLGLLDDFHSGKLKAFGSGCTMEQMTKIREQQESLAKLHFELAAAEEDSLESVHDLNAAKAQENMLQLVQRLEQLSVSIEQLQSSHLGL, from the exons ATGGAGACGAATGATGAGGTTGTAGAAAGACAAAAGCTCGTAACAAACGACATTGACGGAGACGAAGATATTAACAACCATACGACTGTGCCAAAATCAGCTCCTAAATCAGAAAGTATTCTTCCTACGCCGGCAGTGCCCAAAATGATT ATGAAAAATATGTCCAGTGGGGATACAACCCGTAGCAGAAATTCAGCCAGTTGTTCCATAGAACGAACATCTGAAAAAGGTCAATTAACCTCAGCTAAggtaacatatataaatgagcgACGTACACGTCCAAATTTACAAATTAGTGCAAGCCTGGGTGGATGCAGCAATGATGAACGACTTGACTTCAAATCACGACATCGTAAATTGCTTAAag AGAGTAAGGCTGATATATGCAACAGGGATCCTTGTGCCAGCAATATTACAGAAATTTCCAGCGAAGTATATTGCGATAGTATAGATTTTACTATGAAACATGAAATTACTCGGAGACAAAACCATGATAGTTCAGATAATAAAATTAGATTGCACATATTTCGTGAAAAAGTTGGTAGCATCGATCCTTCTACTTCGTTAAACACCACCAATGCGGGCAGTAGCTCAAACGTAAACGAATTCGATCGCCGTCCTATTAAACATCACTCATTTGTCTCAGAAGTTCCGGACGTGAAGCATATGGAACGAGCTCTTTTAGGTCTTCTTGATGATTTTCATTCTGGAAAGCTAAAGGCTTTTG GTTCTGGCTGCACGATGGAACAGATGACTAAAATACGAGAACAACAGGAAAGTTTAGCTAAATTGCACTTTGAGTTAGCCGCTGCTGAAGAAGATTCATTAGAGAGTGTTCACGATTTGAATGCTGCTAAAGCACAAGAAAATATGCTGCAATTAGTCCAACGTCTTGAACAATTATCGGTTTCGATTGAGCAGTTACAGTCAAGCCACTTAGGATTATGA
- the LOC106615038 gene encoding uncharacterized protein isoform X2: protein MSDVHVQIYKLVQAWVDAAMMNDLTSNHDIVNCLKIINYLLYRLHLSSTTILFTKDHCKADICNRDPCASNITEISSEVYCDSIDFTMKHEITRRQNHDSSDNKIRLHIFREKVGSIDPSTSLNTTNAGSSSNVNEFDRRPIKHHSFVSEVPDVKHMERALLGLLDDFHSGKLKAFGSGCTMEQMTKIREQQESLAKLHFELAAAEEDSLESVHDLNAAKAQENMLQLVQRLEQLSVSIEQLQSSHLGL from the exons atgagcgACGTACACGTCCAAATTTACAAATTAGTGCAAGCCTGGGTGGATGCAGCAATGATGAACGACTTGACTTCAAATCACGACATCGTAAATTGCTTAAag ATTATTAACTATTTATTATACCGTTTACATCTTTCGTCTACAACAATACTTTTTACAAAGGACCATTG TAAGGCTGATATATGCAACAGGGATCCTTGTGCCAGCAATATTACAGAAATTTCCAGCGAAGTATATTGCGATAGTATAGATTTTACTATGAAACATGAAATTACTCGGAGACAAAACCATGATAGTTCAGATAATAAAATTAGATTGCACATATTTCGTGAAAAAGTTGGTAGCATCGATCCTTCTACTTCGTTAAACACCACCAATGCGGGCAGTAGCTCAAACGTAAACGAATTCGATCGCCGTCCTATTAAACATCACTCATTTGTCTCAGAAGTTCCGGACGTGAAGCATATGGAACGAGCTCTTTTAGGTCTTCTTGATGATTTTCATTCTGGAAAGCTAAAGGCTTTTG GTTCTGGCTGCACGATGGAACAGATGACTAAAATACGAGAACAACAGGAAAGTTTAGCTAAATTGCACTTTGAGTTAGCCGCTGCTGAAGAAGATTCATTAGAGAGTGTTCACGATTTGAATGCTGCTAAAGCACAAGAAAATATGCTGCAATTAGTCCAACGTCTTGAACAATTATCGGTTTCGATTGAGCAGTTACAGTCAAGCCACTTAGGATTATGA